From a single Bos indicus isolate NIAB-ARS_2022 breed Sahiwal x Tharparkar chromosome 11, NIAB-ARS_B.indTharparkar_mat_pri_1.0, whole genome shotgun sequence genomic region:
- the CIMIP5 gene encoding uncharacterized protein C2orf50 homolog: MRESSLSSGRSLSLSLTHTHSYTLAPMGSRPTPGLQRTTSAEYRLPSTRPPASVPSTAPGGPVVGRGPTGGPQAPKAKWSALGADGVQRDQLWRELLEAERRSQQRWAQNWSFLKDYDPMGNKKEPVKLPDHVPRFSDTVPNSTNRAVGSRVDTPLGKTLIGLDFFFVEGARKKKLEEELQPI; the protein is encoded by the exons ATGCGGGAAAGCTCTCTGAGCTCAGGcaggagtctctctctctctctcacacacacacactcttacacaCTTGCACCCATGGGAAGCCGCCccactcctgggctccagagaacTACATCAGCTGAGTACCGACTGCCTTCAACCAGGCCTCCAGCCTCAGTCCCGTCCACTGCCCCAGGAGGCCCTGTGGTGGGCAGGGGTCCCACGGGTGGCCCCCAGGCCCCGAAGGCCAAATGGTCAGCCCTGGGGGCTGATGGTGTGCAGCGGGACCAGCTGTGGAGGGAACTGCTGGAGGCCGAGAGGAGGAGCCAGCAGCGCTG GGCTCAGAACTGGAGTTTCCTGAAAGACTATGACCCCATG GGCAACAAGAAGGAGCCCGTGAAGCTGCCAGACCATGTGCCTCGCTTCTCTGACACTGTCCCCAATTCCACGAACCGGGCCGTGGGCAGCCGGGTGGACACGCCTCTGGGGAAAACCCTCATCGGCCTTGACTTCTTCTTCGTGGAAGGAGCCCGGAAGAAGAAGCTGGAAGAGGAGCTGCAGCCCATCTAA